In one window of Chrysemys picta bellii isolate R12L10 unplaced genomic scaffold, ASM1138683v2 scaf3263, whole genome shotgun sequence DNA:
- the LOC135980432 gene encoding olfactory receptor-like protein OLF2 yields MAYDRYVAICNPLLYTVTMSRQLCKVLVAGVYAAGVMDSMIHTCFTFQLSFCSSNIINHFFCDIPPLLALSCSDTRINEIVMFAFTCYIIVISLVIVLLSYVYITSTILHIRSPNGRHRAFSTCTFHLTSVVLFFGTLLFMYLRPTSSYSMDTDKVASVFYTLVIPMLNPLIYSLRNTEVKDSLRKAMNKLLTNS; encoded by the coding sequence atggcatatgaccgttatgtggccatctgtaaCCCGCTGCTCTATACGGTCACCATGTCCAGGCAGCTTTGTAAAGTGCTGGTGGCTGGGGTGTACGCTGCGGGGGTGATGGATTCAATGATACACACGTGTTTTACATTTCAGCTATCATTCTGTAGctccaacatcatcaatcatttcttctgtgacatccctcCACTGTTGGCGCTCTCCTGTTCTGACACCCGCATCAATGAGATTGTGATGTTTGCTTTCACCTGCTACATTATAGTGATCAGCCTTGTGATTGTCCTCCTCTCCTATGTCTATatcacctccaccatcctgcatATCCGCTCCCCCAATGGCCGGCAcagagccttctccacctgcactttCCACTTGACCTCTGTGGTCCTGTTTTTTGGCACCCTCCTCTTCATGTATTTACGTCCCACCTCCAGCTATTCCATGGACACGGACAAAGTGGCCTCAGTGTTTTACACGCTGGttatccccatgttgaaccccctcatctacagcctgaggaacacagAGGTGAAGGACTCCCTGAGGAAAGCAATGAATAAACTCCTAACCAATTCTTGA